The genomic DNA CCGAAGGCGACGGAGGGCGCGATGCCCCAGCGCTGCGTGTCCTGCTTGTCCCGGTCCACCAGCTTGCTCGACTGGCCCATGATGTTCAGGCGGACGGCGGTGCTTTCGTCCACCTGCACGTTCACGTCGCCCGTGGCGCGGGCATAGGGGCCCATGCCGCCGGTCGCCACGCCGTTGTAGCTGTTGCCCAGGTGCGGGGTGCGGCTGATGATGTTCACGCCGCCGCCCACCGTGCCGGCGCCGCCCAGGGCGAAGCCGGACGGGCCCTTGAGCACGTCCACCTGCTCATAGGTGAAGGCGTCGCGCTGGAAGCTGCCGAAGTCCCGCAGTCCATCCACGAAGAGGTCGTTCTGGGCGTTGAAGCCGCGGATGCGGAACTGGTCGCCGTTCACGCCGCCATTGCCCTCGCCGATCGAGGAGGTGATGCCCGGGACGTTGCGCAGCGCCTGGTCGAGGGTGGTGACGTTCTGCTCCCGCAGCAGCTCCTGCGGGATGACGTTGATCGTCTGCGGCGTGTCCTGGACCGTGCCCGGCAGGCGGTCGAGCCCCGTGCTGCTCCTCAGCGTGTTGGGCGGCGCTGCGCCTTCCACATTCACCTGGGGGATGATCAGGGGCGAGGGGCTGAAGGCCGGGGCCTGGCTCTGCACCGGCGCCGTGCTGCCCGTCGCCGGGCTGGCGGTTTGCGCCTGGGCCATGGCCGAGGCGGAAACGGCAAGCCCGGCCACCAGCGCGCCCTGGGTCACCAGATCGCGCACTCCACTACGAGTCACCACGTAACACCCTCACGAATTGATAATGCGAGTGGTTATCACTATTGAATTCGTGAACGGTTACAAGCCGGCAATACGGGGAAATGTAAGCCTGGCTGTGAAACCGACCGCCCTGGTATGCTTTCTGCGTAATTTGTGACTTTTTTGCATCATAACGGCTGCTGGGCCACAGGGGTGCGGCCCGGCGCGGAAACCCGGAGGGGAGGGTTCCCAGCCGCCCCGGATCTGCTCTAGAAGCGCCTCTGTGCCTGGGAAGGCACCCTCGCGATTTGTCCGGCCAGCTTGCGGCGAGGTGAAAGAAGCGCGCTAAACGGCCGTGGCGCCGTTTCCGCGGCGCCCGACCGGGCCGGCTTCGTCCGCAGGGAACCCGGTTGATGGCCAAGCCCCTTTCCGACAAGCCGCTCCGCCCCGCCACGCTGCTCGTGCGCGGCGGCCAGGCCCGAAGCAATTTCGACGAGACCTCCGAGGCGCTCTTCCTCACCTCCGGCTTCGTCTATGACAGCGCCGAGCATGCGGAGGCCGCCTTCACCGGCGCCGCGCCGCACTACCAGTATTCCCGCTTCGGCAACCCGACCGTGACGGCGCTGGAAGCCCGGCTGGCGGCGCTGGAAGGGGCGGAGGCCTGTCGCGCGGTCGCCACCGGCATGGCCGCCGTCTCCGCCGCGCTGCTCAGCCACCTCAAGACGGGCGACCGCGTGGTGGCCTCCCGCGCCCTGTTCGGCTCCTGCCACTGGATCGTCTCCACCCTGCTGCCGCGCTACGGCATCCGCACGGAATTCGTGGAGGGCAGCGACCTCGAAGCCTGGCGCGCGGCGCTGGCGACCCCGGCCGATCTCGTGCTGCTGGAGACCCCGTCCAATCCGATGCTGGACGTGGTGGACCTGCGCGCCGTGGCCGACCTCGCCCATGCCGCGGGGGCGCTGGTGGTGGTGGACAACGTCTTCGCCACGCCGCTGCTGCAGCGGCCGCTGGAATTCGGCGCCGACGTGGTCGTCTATTCCACCACCAAGCATTTCGACGGCCAGGGCCGCACCCTCGGCGGCGCGGTGCTGGGGCGGCAGAAGTGGATCGAGGAGGTGCTGCAGCCCTTCACCCGCAACACCGGCCCAGCCCTGTCCCCCTTCAATGCCTGGGTGATCCTCAAGGGCCTGGAGACGCTGCACCTGCGCATGCCGGCGATGTGCCGCTCGGCCGAGGCGGTGGCGCGGTTCCTGGAAGGGCGCCCCGAGGTGTCGTGCACCCGCTATCCGACCCTGGAATCGCATACGCAGCGGGAACTGGCGATGCGCCAGATGTCGGCAGGCGGCACGATGGTCACCTTCGACCTCGCCGGCGGGCGCGAGGCCGCCTTCGCCTTCATGAACGCCCTGGGGGTCGTGGACATCTCCAACAACCTGGGCGACTCGAAGAGCCTGATCACCCATCCGGCCACGACCACCCATATGCGGATCGGCGCCGAGGAGCGGGCCAAGCTCGGCATCGGCGACGGCACGGTGCGCCTGTCGGTCGGGCTGGAGGACGAGCAGGACCTGATCGAGG from Roseomonas gilardii includes the following:
- the metZ gene encoding O-succinylhomoserine sulfhydrylase gives rise to the protein MAKPLSDKPLRPATLLVRGGQARSNFDETSEALFLTSGFVYDSAEHAEAAFTGAAPHYQYSRFGNPTVTALEARLAALEGAEACRAVATGMAAVSAALLSHLKTGDRVVASRALFGSCHWIVSTLLPRYGIRTEFVEGSDLEAWRAALATPADLVLLETPSNPMLDVVDLRAVADLAHAAGALVVVDNVFATPLLQRPLEFGADVVVYSTTKHFDGQGRTLGGAVLGRQKWIEEVLQPFTRNTGPALSPFNAWVILKGLETLHLRMPAMCRSAEAVARFLEGRPEVSCTRYPTLESHTQRELAMRQMSAGGTMVTFDLAGGREAAFAFMNALGVVDISNNLGDSKSLITHPATTTHMRIGAEERAKLGIGDGTVRLSVGLEDEQDLIEDLETALGAIRR